In a genomic window of Streptomyces katrae:
- a CDS encoding VIT1/CCC1 transporter family protein, which yields MSIIDTEAPLHTAHRDNHTHRDVNGGWLRPAVFGAMDGLVSNLALMTGVAGGAVAPATIVITGLAGLAAGAFSMAAGEYTSVASQRELVLAELDVERQQLRKHPVDEMEELAELYVSRGVEPALAREVAMQLSRDPEQALEIHAREELGIDPDDLPSPLVAAVSSFGSFALGALLPVLPYLLGATALWPAVLLALAGLFACGAVVARVTARSWWYSGMRQLVLGGAAAGVTYVLGTWIGGAIG from the coding sequence ATGTCCATCATCGACACCGAAGCGCCGCTGCACACCGCCCACCGCGACAACCACACCCACCGCGACGTCAACGGCGGTTGGCTGCGCCCGGCCGTCTTCGGCGCCATGGACGGGCTCGTCTCCAACCTCGCGCTGATGACCGGCGTGGCGGGCGGCGCGGTGGCCCCGGCGACCATCGTCATCACCGGCCTCGCCGGTCTCGCCGCCGGCGCCTTCTCGATGGCGGCCGGCGAGTACACCTCCGTCGCCTCGCAGCGCGAGCTGGTCCTCGCCGAGCTCGACGTGGAGCGCCAGCAGCTGCGCAAGCACCCGGTCGACGAGATGGAGGAGCTCGCCGAGCTCTACGTCTCGCGCGGGGTCGAGCCCGCCCTCGCCCGCGAGGTCGCGATGCAGCTGTCCCGCGATCCGGAGCAGGCGCTGGAGATCCACGCCCGCGAGGAGCTCGGCATCGACCCCGACGACCTGCCCTCACCGCTGGTGGCGGCCGTATCGTCCTTCGGCTCCTTCGCGCTGGGCGCGCTGCTGCCCGTACTGCCCTACCTGCTCGGGGCGACCGCCCTGTGGCCGGCCGTGCTGCTGGCGCTCGCCGGGCTCTTCGCCTGCGGCGCGGTGGTGGCGCGGGTCACGGCCCGGTCCTGGTGGTACAGCGGTATGCGCCAGCTTGTCCTGGGTGGTGCCGCGGCCGGTGTGACGTACGTCCTGGGAACCTGGATCGGCGGCGCCATAGGCTGA
- a CDS encoding ADP-ribosylglycohydrolase family protein, with amino-acid sequence MELVACNPQVLLERARGALLGLAVGDALGAPAENMKPSQIRARWGRIEGFVSEDPAGTDDTEYAIFSGLLLARHGSALTVAHVERAWHHWIADLDEGPFRGAGFSERGTLENLRRGLAAPISAQHRHAWSDGLAMRAAPFGVFAAGRPAEAARLVAIDGSVSHDGEGIYGGQAVAAGVAAAMAGGSPASVVSAALSVIPPDSWTARSLRRAVTAAPGGERAVRSAVVIGGYPWTDLAPEAVGLAFGAFAACAGDFPSSVLTAVNMGRDADTTAAVAGALSGALSGAAAIPAAWSSAIGPVRGSCLPSMRGYHVLDIADLLTPEPTR; translated from the coding sequence ATGGAGCTGGTCGCATGCAATCCGCAGGTCCTCCTCGAACGGGCCCGGGGCGCGCTGCTGGGCCTCGCGGTGGGTGACGCGCTGGGCGCCCCCGCGGAGAACATGAAGCCGTCGCAGATCCGCGCGCGGTGGGGCCGTATCGAGGGGTTCGTGTCGGAGGACCCGGCGGGCACGGACGACACCGAGTACGCCATCTTCTCCGGCCTGCTGCTGGCGCGCCACGGTTCGGCGCTGACCGTCGCGCACGTGGAACGGGCCTGGCACCACTGGATCGCCGACCTGGACGAGGGGCCGTTCCGCGGGGCCGGCTTCTCGGAGCGGGGCACGCTGGAGAACCTGCGCCGGGGCCTGGCCGCGCCCATCTCGGCGCAGCACCGGCACGCGTGGTCGGACGGGCTGGCGATGCGGGCGGCCCCGTTCGGGGTGTTCGCGGCGGGGCGCCCGGCGGAGGCGGCCCGCCTGGTCGCGATCGACGGCTCGGTCAGCCACGACGGGGAGGGCATCTACGGCGGCCAGGCCGTCGCCGCCGGAGTCGCGGCGGCGATGGCCGGGGGCTCCCCCGCGTCGGTCGTCTCGGCGGCCCTGTCGGTCATCCCGCCGGATTCCTGGACGGCCCGCTCCCTGCGGCGCGCGGTCACCGCCGCTCCGGGCGGGGAGCGGGCGGTGCGCTCGGCGGTGGTCATCGGCGGGTATCCGTGGACGGACCTGGCCCCGGAGGCGGTGGGCCTGGCCTTCGGGGCGTTCGCCGCCTGTGCGGGGGACTTCCCGTCCTCGGTCCTCACCGCGGTGAACATGGGCCGCGACGCCGACACCACGGCGGCGGTGGCGGGGGCCCTCTCGGGCGCCCTGTCGGGCGCCGCGGCCATCCCCGCCGCCTGGTCCTCGGCGATCGGCCCGGTCCGCGGCAGCTGCCTGCCGTCGATGCGCGGCTACCACGTCCTGGACATCGCGGACCTCCTCACCCCGGAGCCCACACGATGA
- a CDS encoding ADP-ribosylglycohydrolase family protein: MPEAGGGGRGGLRRIEGLLLGLAAGDAAGWPAARHRASRMPEWTRRLTRELDTFAEQNATTTLPVPIALNQPPEPLRLGPSDDAEWAAFAAESVLTAAGALLSDLSRSRRMRAALDLAWNALASEVAAAAERAPEVESAVLPMRARISVRAGLGNLAAGLRPPATGHDNPHYFDDAACVRACVLAVVHPGDPHAAAELAEFDARYTQDGDGVHGARAMAAAVAVALAGADTRAAVDAALEQLPAATEIGRNARHAVKLARTDGEGAFALVPLLEHQIVDHVYSYGIAAAETVPVALALATAARGRVAEAVPAAACLSRVADSAPALAGALTGALGGGDCLPAAWREACRVLSGCALPRLAGTDLVELAALLARTELTAPTHKG; encoded by the coding sequence TTGCCGGAGGCGGGGGGCGGCGGCCGGGGTGGGCTGCGCCGGATCGAGGGGCTGCTGCTCGGGCTCGCCGCCGGGGACGCGGCCGGGTGGCCCGCCGCGCGGCACCGGGCCAGCCGGATGCCCGAGTGGACCCGCCGGCTCACCCGCGAGCTCGACACCTTCGCCGAGCAGAACGCCACCACCACCCTCCCCGTCCCCATCGCCCTCAACCAGCCCCCCGAACCACTGCGCCTGGGCCCCTCCGACGACGCCGAGTGGGCCGCCTTCGCCGCCGAGTCCGTGCTCACCGCCGCCGGCGCGCTGCTCAGCGACCTCTCCCGGTCCCGCCGTATGCGCGCCGCCCTCGACCTGGCCTGGAACGCCCTGGCCAGCGAGGTGGCCGCGGCGGCGGAACGGGCCCCCGAGGTCGAGTCCGCGGTGCTGCCGATGCGCGCACGGATCTCCGTACGGGCCGGCCTCGGCAACCTCGCCGCCGGGCTGCGCCCGCCCGCCACCGGCCACGACAACCCGCACTACTTCGACGACGCCGCCTGCGTCCGCGCCTGCGTGCTCGCCGTCGTCCACCCCGGCGACCCCCACGCCGCCGCCGAACTCGCCGAGTTCGACGCCCGCTACACCCAGGACGGGGACGGCGTCCACGGCGCCCGCGCCATGGCCGCCGCCGTCGCCGTCGCCCTCGCCGGGGCGGACACCCGCGCCGCCGTCGACGCCGCCCTGGAACAGCTGCCCGCCGCCACCGAGATCGGCCGCAACGCCCGGCACGCCGTCAAGCTCGCCCGTACCGACGGCGAGGGCGCCTTCGCCCTCGTCCCGCTCCTGGAACACCAGATCGTGGACCACGTCTACAGCTACGGCATCGCCGCCGCCGAGACCGTCCCCGTCGCCCTGGCCCTGGCCACCGCGGCCCGCGGCCGGGTCGCCGAAGCCGTACCGGCCGCCGCCTGCCTCTCCCGGGTCGCCGACTCCGCCCCCGCCCTCGCCGGCGCCCTCACCGGCGCCCTCGGCGGCGGCGACTGCCTGCCCGCCGCCTGGCGCGAGGCCTGCCGCGTCCTGTCCGGCTGCGCGCTGCCCCGCCTGGCCGGAACCGACCTGGTCGAGCTCGCCGCGCTCCTCGCCCGTACGGAACTCACCGCACCGACACACAAGGGATGA
- a CDS encoding ADP-ribosylglycohydrolase family protein encodes MTFTLEDRITGSLVGAAVGDALGGPVEGWSPEQIAERHGGRVHGVVGPWYEDWRTARPIAPYHKGDGHVTDDTLMTHALVRVYATVRDHLDAYAIAEHLVPDLMSVPRWIPELEAEALPLQRVFLAEKWIVTRLHYAHADPREAGTGNIVNCGAAMYMAPVGLVNAGNPQGAYAEALDIAGAHQSSYGREAAGVFAAAVAAACLPGATAASVVETALDLAKDGTRAAIAAVREAALRHRDFESALGPLREAVAPYDSVGPDYRAPSLGARRPSRLHSVEELPIALGMLLVADGGYETAVLGAVNYGRDCDSTAGMAGAIAGALGGAGAVPEGWAKRVAEASRLDLHAPATVLAAVAREVFTRDRDRRRAHETAFTALASPR; translated from the coding sequence ATGACGTTCACGCTGGAGGACCGGATCACCGGCTCCCTCGTCGGCGCCGCCGTCGGCGACGCCCTCGGCGGCCCGGTGGAGGGCTGGTCCCCCGAGCAGATCGCCGAACGGCACGGCGGCCGCGTGCACGGCGTCGTGGGCCCCTGGTACGAGGACTGGCGCACCGCCCGCCCCATCGCGCCGTACCACAAGGGCGACGGGCACGTCACCGACGACACCCTCATGACGCACGCGCTGGTACGGGTCTACGCGACCGTACGGGACCACCTGGACGCGTACGCGATCGCCGAGCACCTCGTCCCCGACCTGATGTCCGTACCGCGCTGGATCCCCGAGCTGGAGGCCGAAGCCCTGCCGTTGCAGCGGGTGTTCCTCGCGGAGAAGTGGATCGTGACGCGGCTGCACTACGCGCACGCCGACCCCCGCGAGGCCGGCACCGGCAACATCGTCAACTGCGGTGCGGCGATGTACATGGCGCCGGTCGGACTGGTCAACGCGGGCAACCCGCAGGGCGCTTACGCCGAGGCGCTGGACATCGCGGGCGCCCACCAGTCCTCGTACGGACGGGAGGCGGCCGGGGTCTTCGCGGCGGCCGTGGCGGCGGCGTGCCTGCCGGGGGCGACGGCCGCGTCGGTGGTGGAGACCGCGCTGGACCTGGCCAAGGACGGCACGCGGGCCGCCATCGCGGCGGTACGGGAAGCGGCCCTGCGCCACCGGGACTTCGAGTCCGCGCTCGGGCCGCTGCGGGAGGCGGTGGCCCCGTACGACTCGGTCGGCCCGGACTACCGCGCACCCTCGCTCGGCGCCCGGCGGCCGTCGCGGCTGCACTCCGTCGAGGAGCTGCCGATCGCCCTCGGCATGCTGCTGGTCGCGGACGGCGGGTACGAGACGGCCGTGCTCGGGGCCGTCAACTACGGGCGGGACTGCGACTCCACGGCCGGCATGGCGGGGGCGATCGCGGGGGCGCTGGGCGGGGCGGGGGCGGTCCCGGAAGGCTGGGCCAAGCGGGTCGCCGAGGCCAGCCGCCTGGACCTGCACGCCCCCGCGACGGTCCTGGCCGCCGTGGCCCGCGAGGTCTTCACCCGCGACCGCGACCGCCGCCGCGCCCACGAGACGGCGTTCACGGCCCTGGCGTCCCCCCGATGA
- a CDS encoding ADP-ribosylglycohydrolase family protein has protein sequence MPGPAPAPGPHPRPEAMPTGSETPAEPGRGHAPDRGPSPRTRPQPAPAGQTAAPAEPTPPTSAADTTGPGRPALPHTTRPDTDPERPARPEAVPVGAETPAGPGGHAPERGPGPCARTGAGPGGQAAATACFRTRPRGAAAAEPGEGAGAVDPLLCARLEAAWLGRAVGCVLGKPVEKLPLDGIRALARAAGNWPLDDWFTARGVPAELLAAYPWNRRSAATSLAENIDGTPEDDDLNHPLLGLLLLQRHGRRFTTADLGRLWLDELPAGRAFTAERIAYRNLLLGLEPPLTATHHNPFREWIGALIRADVHGWTNPGDPAAAAEQAWRDAVLSHTSTGVHAALFAAATLAEAASGRADVHGALRAGLAVVPPRSRLAEAVRFGIRTARAEAGFERVVDLLHARYGGYHWVHALPNTALIAAALTHADGDFTRSVCGAVSGGWDTDSNGATAGSVAGLLAGSADRIPERWTAPLGNRLSTTVAGFDGVGFDTLARLTAQEAARP, from the coding sequence ATGCCAGGACCCGCCCCGGCCCCCGGCCCGCACCCCCGGCCAGAGGCCATGCCGACCGGGTCGGAGACCCCGGCAGAGCCAGGGCGCGGGCACGCCCCGGACCGGGGCCCCAGCCCACGCACCCGGCCCCAACCCGCACCGGCCGGTCAGACCGCCGCACCGGCGGAGCCGACCCCGCCGACCAGCGCGGCCGACACCACGGGGCCCGGGCGACCCGCCCTGCCGCACACGACCCGCCCCGACACGGACCCGGAACGGCCCGCCCGGCCAGAGGCCGTGCCGGTCGGGGCGGAGACCCCGGCAGGGCCGGGCGGCCACGCCCCGGAGCGGGGTCCCGGCCCGTGCGCCCGGACCGGCGCCGGGCCGGGCGGCCAGGCCGCGGCGACCGCCTGTTTTCGTACCCGGCCGCGGGGCGCGGCCGCGGCGGAGCCCGGCGAGGGGGCCGGGGCCGTCGATCCGCTCCTGTGTGCCCGGCTGGAGGCCGCCTGGCTGGGGCGGGCCGTCGGGTGCGTCCTGGGGAAGCCCGTCGAGAAGCTGCCGCTCGACGGGATCCGGGCTCTGGCCCGGGCCGCCGGGAACTGGCCGCTCGACGACTGGTTCACCGCCCGCGGCGTCCCCGCGGAGCTCCTGGCCGCCTACCCGTGGAACCGCCGCTCCGCCGCCACCTCCCTCGCCGAGAACATCGACGGCACGCCCGAGGACGACGACCTGAACCACCCCCTCCTCGGCCTGCTCCTCCTCCAGCGGCACGGCAGGCGCTTCACCACCGCCGACCTCGGCCGCCTCTGGCTCGACGAGCTCCCCGCCGGCCGGGCCTTCACCGCCGAACGGATCGCGTACCGCAACCTGCTCCTCGGCCTGGAGCCCCCGCTCACCGCGACCCACCACAACCCCTTCCGCGAGTGGATCGGCGCCCTGATCCGCGCCGACGTCCACGGCTGGACCAACCCCGGCGACCCGGCCGCCGCCGCCGAGCAGGCCTGGCGGGACGCCGTCCTCAGCCACACCTCCACCGGCGTCCACGCCGCCCTCTTCGCCGCCGCCACCCTCGCGGAGGCGGCCTCCGGCCGGGCCGACGTGCACGGCGCCCTGCGGGCCGGACTGGCCGTCGTACCGCCCCGCTCCCGCCTCGCGGAAGCCGTCCGCTTCGGGATCCGCACCGCCCGCGCGGAGGCCGGCTTCGAGCGGGTCGTGGACCTGCTGCACGCCCGTTACGGCGGCTACCACTGGGTGCACGCCCTGCCCAACACCGCCCTGATCGCCGCTGCCCTCACCCACGCCGACGGGGACTTCACCCGTTCCGTGTGCGGCGCGGTGTCCGGCGGCTGGGACACCGACTCCAACGGGGCCACCGCCGGCTCCGTCGCCGGGCTGCTGGCCGGCTCCGCCGACCGGATCCCCGAGCGGTGGACCGCGCCGCTGGGGAACCGCCTCTCCACCACCGTCGCCGGTTTCGACGGCGTCGGCTTCGACACCCTCGCCCGTCTCACCGCCCAGGAGGCAGCCCGACCATGA
- the rbsK gene encoding ribokinase — protein MTAIAVLGSTNMDLVAYVPKAPHPGETVTGREFRTVPGGKGANQAVAAARLGGQVVMIGAVGADEFGVQLRAALAGAGVETAALRTVEGASGTAHITVDDEGANSIIVIPGANGRVTGLEPGDDSRIGAADCLLLQLELPLEAVLAGARAARAHGVRTVLTPAPVRPLPPELLAATDLLVPNEHEAAALTGLTDPHRAAEVLLREVPEVVITLGAAGCLHAARGREPLTVPAPRVRAVDTTAAGDTFVGALAVALGEGRPVPEALRWASVAASLSVQRPGAQSSMPTRTETDAAAALAGPPGAEPGLPPGDPS, from the coding sequence ATGACGGCCATCGCCGTGCTCGGCAGTACCAACATGGACCTCGTCGCCTACGTCCCCAAGGCCCCGCACCCCGGGGAGACCGTCACCGGACGGGAGTTCCGCACCGTTCCCGGCGGCAAGGGGGCCAACCAGGCGGTGGCCGCCGCCCGCCTCGGCGGGCAGGTGGTGATGATCGGCGCCGTCGGCGCGGACGAGTTCGGCGTCCAGCTGCGGGCGGCCCTCGCCGGGGCGGGGGTGGAGACCGCCGCCCTGCGCACCGTCGAGGGGGCCAGCGGCACCGCCCACATCACCGTGGACGACGAGGGGGCGAACAGCATCATCGTGATCCCCGGCGCCAACGGCCGCGTCACCGGCCTGGAGCCGGGCGACGACTCCCGCATCGGCGCCGCCGACTGCCTGCTGCTCCAGCTCGAACTCCCCCTGGAGGCCGTCCTCGCCGGCGCCCGCGCCGCCCGCGCCCACGGGGTGCGCACGGTCCTCACCCCGGCCCCGGTGCGGCCCCTGCCGCCCGAACTCCTCGCCGCCACCGACCTGCTGGTCCCCAACGAGCACGAGGCCGCCGCCCTGACCGGGCTGACCGACCCGCACCGGGCCGCGGAGGTGCTGCTGCGGGAGGTACCGGAGGTGGTGATCACCCTGGGGGCGGCGGGCTGCCTCCACGCGGCCCGGGGGCGTGAGCCGCTGACCGTGCCGGCGCCCCGGGTGCGGGCCGTGGACACCACCGCCGCCGGTGACACCTTCGTGGGGGCGCTCGCGGTGGCCCTCGGGGAGGGCCGGCCGGTGCCGGAGGCGCTGCGCTGGGCCTCGGTGGCGGCGTCCCTCTCGGTGCAGCGGCCGGGGGCGCAGTCCTCGATGCCGACGCGCACGGAGACGGATGCCGCCGCCGCCCTGGCCGGGCCCCCGGGGGCGGAGCCCGGCCTCCCCCCGGGGGACCCCTCATGA
- a CDS encoding CaiB/BaiF CoA transferase family protein has product MTPAGPDPDPDPGPAPAPGPAPAPGPGSGPLAGLRVLDLATLFAGPLAATLLGDFGAEVVKVEHPGRPDPSRGHGPAKDGIGLWWKLLGRNKRTITLDLSTPGGRDTLLRLAATADVVVENFRPGTLERWGLGWPELSAANPRLVLARVTAFGQQGPYARRPGFGTLAEAMSGFAAITGEPDGPPTLPPFGLADSIAALTCAYAVMTALAGRERTGHGQVVDLAIIEPILTVLGPHPLWYDQLGYVQPRTGNRSANNAPRNTYRSADGRWLAVSASAQSVAGRVVRLVGRPELADEPWFATGAGRAAHTHVLDEAVGGWIGRHKAEEVVTAFEEAEAAVALVYDVRDVLADPQFAALGTVTEVEDPELGLLRMQNVLFRLSETPGGIRWAGRPHGADTEAVLTELGLTRAEITALRTEGAL; this is encoded by the coding sequence ATGACCCCGGCCGGCCCGGACCCGGACCCGGATCCCGGCCCGGCCCCCGCCCCCGGACCGGCCCCCGCCCCCGGCCCGGGTTCCGGACCCCTCGCCGGGCTGCGGGTGCTGGACCTGGCCACCCTGTTCGCCGGGCCCCTCGCCGCCACCCTGCTCGGGGACTTCGGGGCCGAGGTGGTAAAGGTCGAGCACCCCGGGCGGCCCGACCCCTCGCGCGGGCACGGCCCCGCCAAGGACGGGATCGGGCTGTGGTGGAAGCTGCTCGGGCGGAACAAGCGGACGATCACCCTCGACCTGTCCACCCCCGGCGGCCGGGACACCCTGCTGCGGCTGGCCGCCACCGCCGACGTCGTGGTCGAGAACTTCCGCCCGGGCACCCTGGAGAGGTGGGGCCTGGGCTGGCCCGAGCTGTCGGCCGCCAACCCCCGCCTCGTCCTGGCCCGGGTCACGGCCTTCGGCCAGCAGGGCCCGTACGCCCGCCGGCCCGGCTTCGGCACCCTCGCCGAGGCCATGAGCGGCTTCGCCGCGATCACCGGCGAGCCGGACGGCCCGCCGACCCTGCCACCGTTCGGCCTCGCCGACTCCATCGCCGCCCTGACCTGCGCGTACGCCGTGATGACCGCGCTCGCCGGCCGGGAGCGGACCGGACACGGCCAGGTGGTGGACCTGGCGATCATCGAGCCGATCCTGACCGTGCTGGGCCCGCATCCGCTCTGGTACGACCAGCTCGGCTACGTCCAGCCCCGCACCGGCAACCGTTCCGCGAACAACGCCCCCCGCAACACCTACCGCAGTGCGGACGGCCGCTGGCTGGCGGTGTCCGCGTCGGCGCAGTCCGTTGCCGGGCGGGTGGTCCGCCTGGTCGGGCGGCCCGAGCTGGCCGACGAGCCCTGGTTCGCCACCGGCGCCGGCCGGGCCGCGCACACGCACGTCCTCGACGAGGCGGTCGGCGGCTGGATCGGCCGCCACAAGGCGGAGGAGGTGGTCACGGCCTTCGAGGAGGCAGAGGCGGCCGTCGCCCTGGTCTACGACGTACGGGACGTGCTCGCCGACCCGCAGTTCGCGGCCCTCGGCACGGTCACCGAGGTCGAGGACCCCGAACTCGGCCTGCTGCGGATGCAGAACGTCCTCTTCCGGTTGTCGGAGACCCCCGGCGGGATCCGCTGGGCGGGCCGCCCGCACGGCGCGGACACCGAAGCCGTCCTGACCGAACTCGGCCTGACCCGGGCCGAGATCACCGCTCTGCGCACGGAGGGTGCGTTGTGA
- a CDS encoding HpcH/HpaI aldolase/citrate lyase family protein, which produces MILTWLYAPGDRPAVVEKALRCGADAVIVDLEDSVSASRKEYARAATAELLAERPPVPVHVRVNALGSPWAGADLTALARLRGLAGLRLPKVDAPEQIVRVADRTGGVPLYALLESALGVERAYDIARAHPSLQGLTLGEADLCADLGVCAEGGLDWPRSRVVVAARAAGLAPPAQSVFPDIRDLEALAASCARGRSLGFLGRAAIHPRQLPVIERAFLPRPEEVTAAQEVVTAARAAPGALALPDGRFIDPAVVAAAHRTLSLSQRPR; this is translated from the coding sequence GTGATCCTGACCTGGCTTTACGCACCCGGGGACCGCCCGGCGGTGGTGGAGAAGGCCCTGCGCTGCGGGGCGGACGCCGTGATCGTGGACCTGGAGGACTCGGTGTCGGCCTCCCGTAAGGAGTACGCCCGCGCCGCCACCGCCGAGCTCCTCGCCGAACGCCCGCCGGTGCCGGTACACGTCCGGGTGAACGCCCTGGGTTCCCCCTGGGCCGGGGCCGACCTCACGGCACTGGCCCGCCTGCGCGGGCTGGCGGGGCTGCGGCTGCCGAAGGTCGACGCCCCGGAGCAGATCGTCCGCGTCGCGGACCGGACGGGCGGGGTGCCGCTGTACGCGCTGCTGGAGTCCGCGCTGGGGGTGGAGCGGGCGTACGACATCGCCCGCGCGCACCCTTCCCTGCAGGGGCTGACCCTGGGCGAGGCGGACCTCTGCGCGGACCTCGGGGTGTGTGCGGAGGGCGGGCTCGACTGGCCGCGCTCCAGGGTGGTCGTGGCCGCCCGGGCCGCCGGGCTGGCGCCGCCGGCGCAGTCGGTGTTCCCGGACATCCGGGACCTGGAGGCACTGGCCGCGTCCTGCGCGCGGGGGCGTTCGCTGGGGTTCCTGGGGCGGGCGGCGATCCACCCCCGGCAGCTGCCGGTGATCGAGCGGGCGTTCCTTCCGCGGCCGGAGGAGGTCACCGCGGCGCAGGAGGTCGTCACGGCGGCCCGGGCCGCGCCCGGTGCCCTGGCCCTCCCGGACGGCCGCTTCATCGACCCCGCGGTCGTGGCGGCCGCCCACCGCACCCTCTCCCTGTCCCAGCGCCCCCGCTGA